In one window of Leptospira sp. WS92.C1 DNA:
- a CDS encoding diguanylate cyclase produces the protein MKIFLGKNQKIKLLAKRVLFNPFPDDYLRIYQPDIRRAAVIYFCFCIGISILSALVLDGSSPFAEENRNLVYSRLAIILLSTFFIFLLIRWKTFFRRRIERFSVLSSGTIAFSIFPFLSLDSERMELYFHFFTILVVSGNILLWFTGTTVIFFNSLFYFSLVLFTSITGYSQPLQHDFATILIYLTTGVFGNLLINFWRVMDHRAKKKLQKVVSKLRDKNIQIEKISKVDELTRLYNRRYLIEQFELFLKRAQRYRFSLAMIILDMDYLKEINDSYGHLAGDQALRTISEVMKQRVRATDICSRIGGDEFCILLDAIKKEDLSQLCENLRLEVSEKELTYRTKNGNSVKITVSIGACIFGPEGEFSFDDIYHSIDSALYESKKKGRNRVSFIEPIRYFPKENPRNFTS, from the coding sequence ATGAAAATATTCTTAGGAAAGAATCAAAAGATAAAACTCCTCGCTAAAAGAGTTTTGTTTAATCCGTTTCCGGACGATTATCTTAGAATTTATCAGCCGGATATACGAAGAGCGGCTGTCATTTATTTTTGTTTTTGTATTGGAATCAGCATTCTTTCCGCTCTTGTTTTAGACGGCTCCTCTCCGTTTGCGGAAGAGAACAGAAATCTTGTTTACTCCCGTTTAGCTATAATCTTGTTATCCACGTTTTTTATCTTTCTTTTGATAAGATGGAAAACTTTTTTTAGAAGAAGAATCGAAAGATTCAGTGTCCTTTCTTCAGGCACGATCGCATTTTCCATTTTCCCTTTTCTTTCTTTGGATTCCGAAAGAATGGAACTTTACTTTCATTTTTTTACGATTCTCGTCGTGAGCGGAAATATCCTACTCTGGTTTACAGGAACCACGGTTATCTTTTTCAATTCTCTTTTTTACTTCTCTCTGGTTTTGTTTACTTCCATTACGGGATATTCACAACCTCTACAACACGACTTTGCCACCATTCTGATCTATCTAACAACGGGAGTTTTTGGAAATCTGCTCATCAATTTCTGGAGGGTGATGGATCATAGGGCCAAAAAAAAACTTCAAAAAGTGGTCAGCAAACTCAGAGATAAAAACATTCAGATCGAAAAGATTTCGAAAGTCGACGAACTTACAAGACTCTATAACCGAAGATATCTGATCGAACAATTCGAACTTTTTTTAAAACGCGCACAACGTTATCGGTTCTCTCTCGCGATGATTATTCTGGATATGGATTATCTAAAAGAGATCAACGATTCGTATGGACATTTGGCGGGGGATCAGGCGCTTCGGACGATTTCGGAAGTGATGAAACAAAGAGTGAGAGCCACGGATATTTGTTCCAGAATCGGCGGGGACGAATTTTGCATTCTTCTGGATGCGATCAAAAAAGAGGACCTTTCTCAGCTTTGCGAAAATTTACGTTTGGAAGTTTCCGAAAAGGAACTAACCTATCGAACCAAAAATGGAAACTCGGTCAAGATCACGGTTTCCATCGGCGCTTGTATCTTCGGCCCGGAAGGGGAATTCAGTTTCGACGATATCTATCATTCCATCGATTCGGCTCTTTACGAATCCAAAAAAAAGGGCAGAAATAGAGTCTCTTTTATCGAACCGATCCGCTACTTTCCCAAAGAAAATCCGAGAAACTTCACTTCTTAG
- the mqnC gene encoding cyclic dehypoxanthinyl futalosine synthase: MASIFSSHPTDSILEKALDGVRISPEEALSLYKDADHLKIIATARTLREKILPHTQASYTMFRVVNYTNFCNVECSFCSFMDEIGSGKGYVLSAEEILEKMDYAVGEGADQMFLQGGVYPDLPFDYYLGVISSVKKKYPEMHIRAFSPVEIINLEKITGLPLKEVLQILKQAGLDSVPGAGAEILTDRMRNIISPKKATTEEWVRAMETSHEAGLPGSANIVFGSEETKEEVIEHLSVVRNLQDRTGGFLSFIPWTFQPQTKRFKVRAVSTQEYLKVLGICRIFLDNIPHIETSVMVLGKGVGQLALTSGADDISSVVIEENVLRSYGLKTEKEAIKFLKEGGFHPKRRDLLYNYDRYGNELAQSL; encoded by the coding sequence GTGGCCTCAATTTTTTCATCCCATCCAACCGATTCGATTTTAGAAAAAGCCCTGGACGGAGTTCGAATTTCTCCGGAAGAAGCCCTTTCTCTTTACAAGGATGCGGACCATCTGAAGATCATAGCGACCGCCAGAACCTTGAGAGAAAAGATTCTCCCTCATACACAAGCCAGTTATACGATGTTTCGCGTCGTGAACTACACAAACTTCTGCAATGTAGAATGTAGTTTTTGTTCTTTTATGGATGAGATCGGAAGTGGAAAAGGTTACGTCCTAAGCGCCGAAGAAATTTTGGAGAAGATGGATTACGCGGTGGGCGAAGGCGCGGATCAGATGTTTCTCCAAGGCGGGGTTTATCCCGATCTTCCGTTTGATTATTATCTCGGCGTCATCTCTTCCGTAAAAAAGAAATATCCGGAGATGCATATCCGAGCGTTTTCTCCCGTCGAAATCATCAACTTAGAAAAGATCACGGGACTTCCACTCAAAGAAGTATTACAAATTTTGAAACAAGCCGGTCTCGATTCCGTACCCGGAGCGGGAGCGGAGATTCTCACGGATCGGATGCGTAATATCATTTCTCCTAAAAAAGCCACCACCGAAGAATGGGTGCGCGCGATGGAAACCTCTCACGAAGCGGGACTTCCAGGAAGCGCAAACATCGTCTTCGGTTCGGAAGAAACAAAAGAAGAAGTGATCGAACATCTGAGCGTTGTGCGAAACCTCCAAGATCGAACCGGGGGATTTTTGTCTTTTATCCCTTGGACCTTCCAGCCTCAGACAAAACGTTTTAAAGTGCGCGCCGTTTCCACACAGGAATATCTGAAGGTTTTGGGAATCTGTAGAATCTTTTTGGACAACATTCCTCATATCGAAACTTCGGTGATGGTTCTTGGGAAGGGGGTCGGTCAATTGGCTCTCACAAGCGGTGCGGACGATATTTCCTCCGTAGTTATAGAGGAAAATGTGCTTCGTTCCTACGGACTCAAAACCGAAAAAGAAGCGATCAAATTTTTAAAGGAAGGCGGGTTTCACCCAAAACGAAGGGATTTGCTCTACAACTACGATCGATACGGAAACGAGCTGGCCCAGAGTCTTTGA
- a CDS encoding heterodisulfide reductase-related iron-sulfur binding cluster: protein MAISQIAFHVIFTILFVIANVVFIRAILYRLQLIFSARKAAGTENFLENPNWGFRINSFIQNVILQKKNFKEPLRGIMHAFIFYGFVTYLLHTTSQMISGMFGYGMDDPYKFSLIGFLFGEGIGHLYESIVQVVSILVLIGLGFFAWRRWIQKANGLDVHSPASAVVISMISILMISTLLGEGAKAVGSVYDSPTEAASWIAAGIGAVWKSIGVEYSTADTVVQIMWWLHILSVFAFMLYVPTSKHAHLIFAPFNYFLQSDTPKGALSKLNLEDENVVWGVNRVEDFPWPNLLDGMSCIECGRCQVQCPANRTGKVLNPKAIIVELKHALLEKMPEVAKIRAEETDAAVAAEKVAALDTGVINNYEGLSEEALWGCTTCYACVEACPVGNNQVNAIMEMRRHLVLAESKFPVELQNAFVNMENNSNPWGVGAHTRADWADGLGVKTMAEDSNVDVLYWVGCAGAFDERNKSIAKSFVKILQKADVKFGILGTEENCSGDSARRGGNEYLYQTLAQTNVDTMNGYNVKKVVTACPHCYNTIKNEYPQFGGNFEVVHHSEFINDLVKEKKLDVKTAEDASSGKYTYHDSCYIGRYNDNYENPRDVVKKVAGGKLAEPSDHHTKGLCCGAGGAQMWMEEQNNDRVNIKRTKQLLDTGATTIATACPFCVTMITDGVKHEGKVEEVKVKDIAELVADNLA from the coding sequence ATGGCAATTTCACAAATCGCCTTTCATGTGATCTTTACGATCCTCTTCGTCATCGCGAATGTAGTTTTTATCCGTGCGATTCTTTATCGCCTTCAACTGATTTTCAGCGCGAGAAAAGCGGCTGGAACCGAAAACTTTCTGGAAAACCCAAACTGGGGATTTAGAATCAACAGCTTTATCCAGAACGTGATTCTCCAGAAGAAGAATTTCAAAGAGCCCCTTCGTGGAATCATGCACGCGTTTATCTTTTACGGATTCGTAACCTATCTTCTGCACACCACGAGTCAGATGATTTCGGGAATGTTCGGATACGGAATGGACGATCCTTACAAATTCTCTCTTATCGGTTTTTTGTTCGGAGAAGGAATCGGACACTTGTATGAGTCTATCGTTCAGGTAGTATCCATTCTTGTTTTGATTGGTCTTGGATTTTTCGCTTGGCGAAGATGGATTCAAAAAGCAAACGGACTCGACGTTCATTCTCCCGCATCCGCGGTTGTAATCTCCATGATCTCGATCCTGATGATCTCCACTCTTTTAGGTGAAGGTGCAAAAGCGGTCGGTTCGGTCTACGACAGTCCGACCGAAGCGGCGTCCTGGATCGCGGCCGGAATCGGAGCCGTGTGGAAATCGATCGGAGTGGAATATTCCACTGCGGACACCGTGGTTCAGATCATGTGGTGGCTCCATATTCTTTCCGTATTCGCTTTTATGCTCTATGTTCCAACTTCGAAACACGCGCATTTGATTTTCGCACCTTTCAACTATTTTCTTCAATCCGATACTCCGAAAGGCGCGCTTTCTAAACTCAATTTGGAAGATGAGAATGTGGTTTGGGGTGTAAACAGAGTCGAAGACTTTCCTTGGCCGAATCTTCTCGACGGGATGTCCTGTATCGAATGTGGACGTTGCCAGGTTCAATGTCCCGCAAACAGAACCGGAAAGGTTCTCAACCCGAAAGCAATCATCGTAGAATTAAAACACGCTCTTCTGGAAAAAATGCCGGAAGTCGCAAAGATCCGAGCGGAAGAAACCGACGCAGCCGTAGCGGCTGAAAAAGTAGCAGCCTTGGATACCGGAGTGATCAACAACTACGAAGGACTTTCGGAAGAAGCTCTTTGGGGTTGCACCACTTGTTACGCTTGTGTGGAAGCCTGCCCAGTCGGAAACAACCAGGTGAATGCGATTATGGAAATGAGAAGACATTTGGTTCTCGCGGAATCCAAGTTCCCTGTGGAATTACAAAACGCATTTGTAAACATGGAAAATAATTCCAATCCTTGGGGTGTAGGAGCTCATACAAGAGCGGACTGGGCGGACGGACTCGGTGTAAAAACCATGGCAGAAGATTCTAATGTAGACGTTCTCTATTGGGTCGGATGCGCCGGCGCGTTTGATGAAAGAAACAAAAGCATTGCGAAATCATTTGTAAAAATTCTTCAGAAAGCGGATGTGAAGTTTGGGATTTTGGGAACGGAAGAAAACTGTTCCGGAGATTCTGCAAGAAGAGGTGGAAACGAATATCTCTACCAAACTCTCGCACAAACCAATGTAGATACGATGAACGGATACAACGTCAAAAAGGTAGTCACCGCTTGTCCGCATTGCTACAATACGATTAAGAATGAATATCCTCAATTCGGGGGAAATTTCGAAGTGGTTCACCACTCCGAGTTTATCAACGATCTTGTAAAAGAGAAAAAACTGGATGTAAAAACCGCAGAAGACGCTTCTTCCGGAAAATACACTTATCACGATTCTTGCTACATCGGCCGTTACAACGACAACTATGAGAACCCGAGAGACGTGGTTAAAAAAGTTGCCGGTGGAAAACTTGCGGAACCATCCGATCACCACACAAAAGGTCTCTGTTGCGGAGCCGGTGGAGCTCAGATGTGGATGGAAGAGCAAAATAACGACCGAGTCAACATCAAAAGAACCAAACAGCTTCTGGATACGGGAGCAACCACAATCGCTACTGCTTGTCCTTTCTGCGTGACCATGATCACAGACGGTGTGAAACACGAAGGAAAAGTAGAAGAGGTAAAAGTAAAAGACATCGCAGAATTGGTTGCAGACAATCTTGCATAA
- the tnpA gene encoding IS200/IS605 family transposase codes for MKLIQIDKLRKNSRLTHSVYSNDYHLVFATRGKIPWLNARLVMRIRNLFREKGEELNLLIYLANGHKNHMHVLLSVPPTMGISYVAKHLKGYSSRRLGKKKYWGEGYYVRSVGDQDFIPTFHSISNQWSRHKLQTMEEEFKEFRIAA; via the coding sequence ATGAAACTCATTCAAATCGACAAGCTGAGAAAAAATTCTCGGCTTACACATTCCGTTTACTCAAACGATTATCATTTGGTTTTTGCAACCCGAGGAAAAATTCCTTGGTTGAATGCAAGGCTTGTAATGAGAATTCGGAACCTATTTCGAGAAAAAGGAGAAGAATTGAATCTTCTAATATATCTTGCAAACGGCCACAAGAACCATATGCACGTCCTTCTTTCCGTTCCACCTACGATGGGAATCTCTTACGTTGCAAAACATCTAAAAGGATATTCTTCTCGTAGATTGGGAAAGAAAAAATATTGGGGGGAAGGGTATTACGTTCGTTCGGTTGGAGATCAAGATTTTATTCCGACATTCCATTCTATCTCCAATCAATGGAGTCGACATAAACTCCAAACTATGGAAGAAGAATTTAAGGAATTCCGAATTGCGGCATAA